Proteins co-encoded in one Salvia splendens isolate huo1 chromosome 4, SspV2, whole genome shotgun sequence genomic window:
- the LOC121799623 gene encoding protein ALWAYS EARLY 3-like: MGPTRKSKSVNKRYSYIHEVSPSKDGDSSKKSNSRKRKLSDMLGPRWTMEELTRFYDSYRKHSKDWKKVAGAVRNRSAEMVEALYTMNRAYLSLPHGTASAAGLIAMMTDHYSNLAGSDSDQENNDGAGSSQKTQKRARGKVQPPTPKASDEYIASESPITASSYGCLSLLKKKRSGGSRPRPVGKRTPRFPVSFSYENINGEKFFSPTRQGLKLKANADDDEVAHEIAIALAEASQRGGSPQVSVTLNKRAESVMSSPFRHAQRKHNIAEISNAKLLATDTDEEDLEGSTEAGTGELSRYKPQLIESVSIGTTRQKGKKLDGRKHEVDNNIESHLGDIKEECSGTEEGQQLLSAMRRKFDVEVNDTKVSRSPMQKKKKSKKVLFGRDEGSAFDALQTLADLSLMMPTDNEDESPPANQPREKRRPSGVRTKGHLASSLEVASSKISKPGKGSVFYGSSVHEENQDSHQSTSKSRKKQKTTVPKSQKPETHADIHLSGSPGIEVGDVGKKSSQSSSPKVMKMSENSSGTDLQKEGSDSAQSATQVTFDNLTTKMRSRRKMNLKKPLVKKDLKLSEKISNDENNLSLGSLHDTVPRFKNLSNCLSNQRLRRWCTYEWFYSAIDYPWFAKREFVEYLYHVGLGHVPRLTRVEWGVIRSSLGKPRRFSEQFLKEEKDKLNQYRDSVRKHYTELREGLRDGLPTDLARPLSVGQRVIAIHPKTREIHDGSVLTVDHLKCRVQFDRQELGVEFVMDIDCMPVNPFEIMPAMLGRHTITVDKFFESFNELKENGRAKEYIKLSPNANLDNMDDISRLSLLANPASLLKQSKVASEVSTRLGTGDTATYQQTYSQPGTLAQIQAKEADIQALAQLTRALDKKEAIVLELRRMNDDVVQSQKDGDSHLKESEPFKKQYAAVLIQLNEANEQVSSALHRLRERNTYQGKLPLAWPRPLLGLADPDSEFNSFDRSAFHIQELGSHVNEIMDSSRTKARTMVDAALQAISSLKNREDTMEKIEEAIDYVNDRLPSDNSCMPVRTDPKSTNASDIEAEIPSELITKCVATLLMIQKCTERQFPPSDVAQILDSAVTSLQPRSLQNLPVYTEIQKCVGIIKNQILALIPT; this comes from the exons ATGGGGCCCACGAGAAAGTCGAAAAGTGTGAATAAGCGCTATTCTTATATCCACGAGGTATCTCCCAGCAAAGATGGAGATAGTTCTAAAAAAAGTAACAGTCGG AAAAGGAAGTTGTCTGACATGCTTGGGCCTCGGTGGACCATGGAAGAGCTAACTCGTTTTTATGACTCTTACCGCAAGCACAGTAAAGACTGGAAGAAG GTAGCTGGTGCTGTCAGAAATCGTTCAGCAGAAATGGTGGAGGCACTTTACACGATGAATCGG GCATACTTATCTCTTCCACATGGAACTGCTTCTGCAGCTGGGTTAATCGCCATGATGACTGATCACTATAGCAATCTG GCAGGAAGTGATAGTGACCAAGAGAACAATGATGGAGCAGGATCATCCCAAAAGACACAGAAGCGTGCTCGTGGGAAAGTACAGCCTCCCACCCCTAAAGCGTCAGATGAGTACATTGCTTCAGAATCTCCGATCACTGCATCAAGTTATGGCTGCCTTTCATTATTGAAAAAGAAACGCTCTGGTG GGAGCAGACCTCGTCCTGTTGGAAAAAGAACTCCAAGGTTCCCTGTTTCATTTTCATATGAAAATATCAATGGGGAGAAGTTTTTTTCTCCAACAAGGCAGGGCCTGAAATTAAAGGCCAatgctgatgatgatgaagtGGCTCATGAGATAGCCATAGCTTTGGCGGAGGCATCACAGAGAGGTGGTTCCCCCCAGGTTTCTGTTACACTAAATAAAAGAGCTGAAAGTGTAATGTCATCGCCTTTTAGGCATGCTCAAAGAAAG CATAATATAGCAGAGATATCAAATGCCAAGCTGTTGGCAACAGACACGGATGAAGAAGATTTAGAAGGAAGCACAGAAGCCGGCACTGGTGAATTGTCTAGGTATAAGCCACAATTGATTGAATCTGTAAGTATTGGTACAACAAGACAGAAGGGAAAAAAACTTGACGGGAGAAAACATGAAGTTGATAACAATATTGAGAGTCATTTGGGTGACATCAAGGAAGAATGCAGTGGAACAGAGGAAGGTCAGCAACTGCTGAGTGCAATGAGAAGAAAGTTTGATGTGGAGGTCAATGACACTAAGGTATCCAGATCCCCTatgcagaagaagaagaagagcaaAAAGGTTTTATTCGGAAGAG ACGAAGGATCTGCTTTTGATGCCTTGCAAACATTGGCGGATTTGTCACTGATGATGCCAACAGATAATGAAGATG AATCTCCGCCAGCAAACCAGCCAAGAGAGAAGCGTAGACCCTCAGGGGTAAGAACGAAAGGACATCTAGCATCGAGTCTTGAAGTTGCTTCTAGCAAAATATCAAAACCTGGAAAAGGTTCAGTTTTTTATGGTAGTTCTGTTCATGAAGAAAACCAGGATTCCCATCAGTCTACCtctaaatcaagaaaaaaacaaaagacgACAGTGCCTAAG AGTCAAAAGCCTGAAACTCATGCTGATATTCATCTTAGTGGATCTCCAGGGATTGAG GTTGGAGATGTAGGCAAAAAATCTTCCCAGAGCAGTTCCCCGAAAGTGATGAAAATGTCAGAAAACTCTTCTGGTACTGATTTGCAGAAAGAAGGAAGTGACTCCGCCCAATCAGCCACACAGGTTACGTTCGATAACTTAACTACTAAAATGAGGAGCCGGCGCAAGATGAATCTTAAAAAACCATTGGTCAAGAAAGACCTGAAGTTATCTGAAAAGATCTCAAACGATGAGAATAATCTGTCACTTGGTTCGCTCCATGATACAGTGCCTAGATTTAAG AACCTATCTAATTGTTTATCGAATCAACGTCTGAGGAGATGGTGCACTTATGAATGGTTCTACAGTGCCATTGATTATCCATGGTTTGCAAAGAGGGAGTTTGTTGAATATCTGTATCATGTTGGATTGGGTCATGTACCAAGATTAACTCGTGTAGAGTGGGGTGTCATAAGAAG TTCACTTGGTAAACCACGGCGGTTTTCAGAGCAGTTCCTGAAGGAAGAAAAAGATAAGCTTAATCAGTATCGAGATTCTGTCAGAAAACATTACACTGAGCTCCGTGAAGGTCTAAGGGACGGACTACCGACTGACCTTGCAAGGCCTTTATCAGTTGGTCAGCGTGTCATTGCTATTCATCCAAAAACAAGGGAGATTCATGATGGAAGTGTGTTAACTGTTGATCACTTGAAGTGTCGGGTTCAATTTGACCGTCAAGAGCTAGGGGTTGAATTTGTCATG GACATTGACTGCATGCCTGTAAATCCTTTTGAGATCATGCCTGCAATGCTTGGCAGACACACAATCACAGTTGACAAGTTTTTTGAGAGCTTCAATGAACTGAAAGAGAATGGACGAGCAAAGGAGTATATTAAGCTTTCCCCTAACGCCAACCTGGATAATATGGATGACATTTCTCGGCTATCTTTATTAGCTAATCCTGCCAGTTTGCTGAAGCAATCAAAG GTTGCATCTGAAGTTTCAACAAGGCTGGGAACTGGTGATACCGCAACGTACCAGCAAACTTATTCTCAGCCCGGTACACTAGCGCAGATCCAGGCAAAGGAAGCTGACATTCAAGCTCTTGCACAACTGACTCGTGCTCTTGATAAAAAA GAAGCTATTGTTCTCGAGTTGAGGCGTATGAACGATGATGTGGTGCAAAGTCAGAAGGATGGTGATAGCCATCTAAAAGAATCGGAACCATTTAAAAAGCAATATGCCGCGGTACTTATACAATTGAATGAAGCCAATGAACAG GTCTCTTCAGCTTTACATCGCTTGAGAGAACGAAACACATATCAAGGAAAACTTCCACTTGCATGGCCAAGGCCGCTGCTTGGTCTTGCTGATCCGGATAGCGAATTCAATTCTTTTGACCGTTCTGCATTTCATATTCAAGAATTGGGATCACATGTGAATGAAATCATGGATAGCTCGAGAACAAAAGCTCGGACAATGGTGGATGCCGCATTGCAG GCAATATCATCACTCAAGAATAGGGAGGATACCATGGAGAAGATTGAGGAAGCCATAGACTATGTAAATGACCGGCTTCCCTCAGACAATTCCTGCATGCCTGTG AGAACTGATCCTAAATCTACAAATGCATCTGATATTGAGGCCGAAATTCCTTCTGAGCTGATCACAAAATGTGTAGCAACTTTGCTAATGATTCAG AAATGTACAGAAAGACAGTTCCCTCCATCTGACGTGGCACAGATACTAGATTCTGCTGTGACAAGCCTACAGCCACGCAGTTTGCAAAACCTTCCTGTTTATACCGAGATACAAAAGTGTGTGGGCATCATCAAGAACCAGATATTGGCTCTAATACCTACTTAG